Part of the Aquabacterium sp. NJ1 genome, CCTCCCCGCAGCGTTTGCCGCTTGCACGCGCGCACTCGGCGACGACAACAAAGGCTTGGCGGACGTCACTCCAGACGTGGCGATAGGCACGGTTCATGGCTTCCCCGAAATGTCAATGATCCGGTTGGAGACTAAAACCCTGCAAGGCCGCGAAGCGGCCGTAATTACGGGGCGCGACGGCCTGTTATCGCGGCATGGTCACGAGGCCAATCGAAAAACGGATACCGCCTGCACCAGTTGTTGCGCCTGCAGCTTGAGGCTTTCGGCCGCCGCCGCGCTCTCTTCCACCAGCGCGGCGTTCTGCTGCGTGGTCTGGTCCATCTGGCTGACCGCCTCGCTGACCTGCGACACGCCCGAGCTTTGCTCGGTGCTGGCGCTGCTGATCTCGCCCACGATGTCGTTGACGCGGCGGATGGCGGTCACCACCTCCTGCATGGTGGCACCGGCCTGGTCCACCAGGGCCGAACCCCGCTCGACGCGCTCCACGCTGGCGTTGATCAGCGACTTGATCTCCTTGGCGGCCTCGGCGGAGCGTTGCGCCAGGTTGCGCACCTCACCAGCCACCACGGCAAAGCCGCGCCCCTGCTCGCCCGCACGGGCGGCTTCCACCGCCGCATTCAAGGCCAGGATGTTGGTCTGGAAGGCGATGCCGTCGATCACGGTGATGATGTCCGAGATCTTGCGCGAGCTCTCGTTGATGTCCTTCATGGTCTCGACCACCTGGCTCACCACCTCGCCACCCTGCACCGCCACCGTCGACGCCCCATTGGCCAGTTGGCTGGCCTGCCGCGCGCTGTCAGCGTTCTGGTTGACGGTCGAGCCCAACTGCTCCATGGAGGCCGCAGTCTGCTGCAGCGCCGAGGCCTGCTCCTCCGTGCGCTGGCTCAAATCCTGGTTGCCCTGGGCAATCTGCGCGCTGGCCGTGGCCACGCTCTCGGCGCCCTGGCGCACCCCGCCGACCATCTGCACCAGGTTGTCCCGCATGTCAGACAAGGCCTGCAGCAACAAGCCGACCTCATCACGGCCACCGGTCGAAAGGCGGGCGCTCAGGTCCCCATCGGCGATGCGGCGCGCCACCTCGGCGGCGGCCACCATGGGCCGCGTCACCATGCGGGTGATCCACACAGCCAGGAAGCTCGCCAGCGCCACCACGCCCAGCACCATGGCCACCACCCAGGCGCGTGCCTGCACATAAGTGGCATGCGCTTGCGTCGTGGCGGCACTGGCCCCCTTGCTGTTCAAGGCCAGCAAGTCGTCGCTGGCCGCCAGCAAGGCCCGGAAGGCCACGCGCGACTGCTGCCGGTAGAACTGCTGGGCCTCGGCCTGTTTGGCCGCCCCCTGGTTGGACAAGGCGATCAACTGCTCATGCGCCTGCAGGTACGCCGCCTCCCTGGCCTTCAGCGACTCATACAGCTGGCGTTCTTGCGGCGACTCGATCGTCGGCTCATATTGGCGCGTCAACTCCGCGATGCGCGCCATGGTCCTGGCCAACTCCTGCTCCTCGCCGCGCCGCTCATCGGCGCTCAGTGCCATCAGATGCAGCGCTTCATTGCGGCGGTACTGGTTGACCATGCTCTTCAAGTCACCCAGCATCTGCAGGCTGGGCACCCAGTTGCTGGCCATCTCTTCCGTATTCGCATTGATGCGCGACAGCTGCGCCACGGCAAAACCGCCCACCAGGGCCGTCAGCAAGACCACCACGGCAAAGGCCGCGCCCAGCTTCTTGCCCAGCTTGATGTCAGACAGGTCCATGAGACTCCTCGTTACTTCAAAACACTCGCTGTCGTGTTTTCGGAAAGACCTGATCACACTTAAGGGTAATTTGTTGCCAATGCAGCGAATAACTCCTTTCGCACCCACCCCTAGAAGCATCACCACGGCTCGACACCCCCCGCCCCTTGCGGTAGAACCCGGTTCATCACATGGTGAAAAGGAGCGCGCGATGGGGGCCAGATGGCTGTGGGTGGCTCTGCTGACGAGCCTGATGCTGACGCCGCCGGTGCACGCCCAGACCTGCGCGCAAAAAGCCGAACTGCTCAGCAGCGCCGAGGTCTACCGCGATCTGCCCCGCTACGTGACCGGCCTGGGCTGGCAGGGCGCACGCACCGACCGCCTGCCCGCCAACAGCGTGGTCTGGGTCTGCCAGGACCGTGCGGTGGACTTCGGCTTCTCTAGCAAGACCTGGTCACAGGTCGGCTACCGGGCCCCGCGCCCCACCGACCCCTGGCGTTTTGGCTGGATCCTCAAGGAGCAATGGCGCCCGGTGGCACGCAAGCCGACGCGGCAATCCCTGGCAGCAGGCGGGATCCAGCTCGCGGCCTACCCGGCCAGGCCAGGCAACACGAACAGCGCGCCCACCAAGGCCACGCCCACCGAGGTACCACCCGAGGTGCCTCCCCATGCGCCAGCTGACACGCCGCCTGATGTAGCGCCCGATGCGCCGCCTGACGCACCACCGAACCAGCCCCCCGGCACGGCCAGCACGGACAACGCCGACACGCCGCCCACCCTGCCTGCCAGCAAATCCGGCAGCGGTGCCGTGCTCGACACCCCACCCGAGAGCGCCAGCCTGGGCGAGCAGATCGTGCTGTACGGCCCCCTGTTCCTGGCGATGCTGCTGGGCATGCTGGCCAAGGCCCTGTTCGACCTGCTGGACGACAGCAAGCCCTCCTGGCGCGAACACCTGCGCCACGGCGCCATGGCCATCGTGATCTCGCCCATCGTGTTCCTGGGCTTCATCACCGCCGGCCAGTTCAACAGCTCCTCACAGACCTTCCTGGTGCTGGCGCTGTTTGCCTTCCAGAACGGCTTTTTCTGGCAGACCGTGCTCAAGCGCAACCCGCCCGCGCCCGAGCAACCCGCCTGATCCGGCACCGGTTGACGGCCGCCTCCGGGGGCCATGCTGGTGGTCGCTCTTTGCAGCTTCTTTACACAAGGGCCAGACGTGGCGGCGTATGCTCGCTTTCTCCTGCATCGCTCCTGGTTGACTCATGATCAAGCATGTCATTCGCGGCGTGGCCCTGGTGGGCGCCTGTGTGCTGTCCTTCCTGTTGTGGACGGCCTTTCACATCCCCAACACCCAGGACATCGACATCGCCAACGCCCTGGCCGACGAGGTCAGCACCCACTATGGGCAATTCCACCCCCGCCCGGAGGTGAACAAGACCAGCCTGGGCAAGGTGCTGTACCCCCACCCCGGCCCCGGCGGCACGCCCACCTTCGTGATCTACGAAGTCACCGACCCCATCGAGCGCGCCAGCATCGTGGCGGCCACGCGCCAGGCCCTGGGCAAGGCCCACGCCCGCACCGCCACCCTGAAGTTCTACGAACGCCAGAACGTGACGCACTTTGAAGGCGGCGGCATCCGCCGTGGCCCCGAGCACCTGCTGGAAACCGACATGGTCACCGCTGGCTGAGCCGGTTGACGCCAGGCCTCACATCAAGGCAAAGCGCCGGCGCAACCAGCGCGTGAGCAGCGTGGTCAAGGCCAGGTAACCCACCAGGATGGCCGCGAGCGCTGGCCAGTAGCCCCAAGGCAGCGCCACCAGGCCCAATGAAGACGCCAGCGGCGAATACGGCAACACCACACCCAGCGCACACACGCCCAGCGTCGTGCCCAGCAAGGCCTTGCTCGCACGGCTTTGCACAAAGGGCAGGCGCCCGGTGCGGATGATGTGGATGATCAGCGTCTGCGACAGCAGCGACTCCACGAACCAGCCCGTGTGGAACAGCGCCGCCTGCTCGGGCGCCTGCGCCTTGAACACATAGAACATCAGCGCAAACGTGGCGTAGTCGAACACCGAACTGATGGGCCCCACCAGCACCATGAAGCGGGCGATGTTGCCGATCTCCCAGCGGCGCGGCTGCATCAGCTCTTCACGGTCCACCTCGTCACTGGGAATGGCCGACTGCGAGATGTCGTACAGCAGGTTGTTGGTCAGCACCTGGATCGGCGCCATCGGCAGGAAGGGCAACCACGCGCTCGCCCCCAGCACGCTGAACATGTTGCCGAAGTTGGAGCTGGCGCCCATGCGGATGTACTTGAGCAGGTTGCCAAACACCTTGCGGCCCTCGATCACCCCGTCG contains:
- a CDS encoding methyl-accepting chemotaxis protein, producing MDLSDIKLGKKLGAAFAVVVLLTALVGGFAVAQLSRINANTEEMASNWVPSLQMLGDLKSMVNQYRRNEALHLMALSADERRGEEQELARTMARIAELTRQYEPTIESPQERQLYESLKAREAAYLQAHEQLIALSNQGAAKQAEAQQFYRQQSRVAFRALLAASDDLLALNSKGASAATTQAHATYVQARAWVVAMVLGVVALASFLAVWITRMVTRPMVAAAEVARRIADGDLSARLSTGGRDEVGLLLQALSDMRDNLVQMVGGVRQGAESVATASAQIAQGNQDLSQRTEEQASALQQTAASMEQLGSTVNQNADSARQASQLANGASTVAVQGGEVVSQVVETMKDINESSRKISDIITVIDGIAFQTNILALNAAVEAARAGEQGRGFAVVAGEVRNLAQRSAEAAKEIKSLINASVERVERGSALVDQAGATMQEVVTAIRRVNDIVGEISSASTEQSSGVSQVSEAVSQMDQTTQQNAALVEESAAAAESLKLQAQQLVQAVSVFRLAS